In one Lolium rigidum isolate FL_2022 chromosome 3, APGP_CSIRO_Lrig_0.1, whole genome shotgun sequence genomic region, the following are encoded:
- the LOC124704383 gene encoding transcription factor HRS1-like — protein sequence MGLDVGEIGMPLDLGLDLKLFVAKTAGRLAAKDPPAVDACIRGLEEERRKIEVFQRELPLCVRLLAEVIEFMKEEAAKRSAAGRDAADDTDKRKWMSTAQLWVDSNADPVPKDQEIESAMPKPMLFGGGAPAPPMAVGFGAMPPPPPPASQFFIRDDSKVEGLPVLPVMSSRQFSPPAGDDRRHHAHLAKFATTMPPPPPGHSLQQTQEQQSRKARRCWSTELHRQFVAALRQLGGPQVATPKQIREVMKVDGLTNDEVKSHLQKYRLHNQKSPGSSSSSHPIMLIGDVWAHQEQLSLHSRSPEGPLQFSGSGVAVSALTGSDSSEEDDRSEMISKALHL from the exons ATGGGGCTGGACGTCGGGGAGATCGGCATGCCCCTGGACCTCGGCCTCGACCTCAAGCTCTTCGTCGCAAAGACCGCCGGCCGCCTCGCCGCCAAGGACCCGCCCGCCGTCGACGCCTGCATCCGCGGCCTCGAGGAGGAGCGCCGCAAGATCGAGGTCTTCCAGCGCGAGCTCCCCCTCTGCGTCCGACTCCTCGCCGAAG TGATCGAATTCATGAAGGAGGAGGCGGCCAAGCGGAGCGCCGCCGGCCGGGACGCGGCGGACGACACCGACAAGCGCAAGTGGATGAGCACGGCGCAGCTCTGGGTGGACAGCAACGCCGATCCCGTCCCG AAGGACCAGGAGATCGAGAGCGCCATGCCCAAGCCGATGCTGTTCGGCGGCGGTGCGCCGGCGCCACCGATGGCGGTCGGCTTCGGCGCAAtgccgcccccgccgccacctGCTTCGCAGTTCTTCATCAGGGATGACAGCAAGGTGGAAGGGCTGCCCGTCCTGCCTGTGATGTCCTCGAGGCAATTCTCTCCtcccgccggcgacgaccgccgccACCATGCCCACCTTGCGAAGTTCGCCACCACcatgccaccgccgccgccggggcataGCCTGCAGCAGACTCAGGAGCAGCAGTCCAGGAAGGCGAGGCGGTGCTGGTCGACGGAGCTCCACCGGCAGTTCGTCGCCGCCCTGCGCCAGCTCGGTGGCCCGCAAG TTGCCACTCCAAAGCAAATCAGGGAGGTGATGAAAGTTGATGGGCTCACCAACGACGAAGTGAAAAGCCACCTCCAG AAATACCGTCTGCACAACCAGAAGTCACCCGGTTCTTCTTCATCGAGCCATCCGATCATGCTGATAGGCGATGTGTGGGCTCACCAGGAGCAATTGAGCTTGCACTCCAGGTCCCCTGAAGGCCCCCTTCAGTTCTCCGGCTCAGGGGTGGCCGTCTCGGCGCTCACCGGCAGCGACAGCTCTGAAGAAGACGACAGGTCGGAGATGATCTCCAAGGCTTTGCACCTGTGA